Within Eschrichtius robustus isolate mEscRob2 chromosome X, mEscRob2.pri, whole genome shotgun sequence, the genomic segment GAAAAGTCTTTGTTGAGCAGTTTTCTGAATGGCTCCTTTGATCCTGTCAGTTTCTGCAGTGGGCGTATCATGGGTAGACTTGCAAGTTGGTTGACTTGGCCCCAGGGTGGAGAGAACCACAGCTCCTCCTTTACTGTGTGGGTACCCCACTTCGAGTTCTATGGGCTGGCTTGACAGGGTCCAAGTCCAAAAAATCAGCTACATCCttgtgggaagggggaaggggtaaATCTGGCTGTCAAGCACCAGTGCATAGCAAAGGACACAGAAATGTTGACTTAAGAGTATATagtgctcgaacccatgtcccctgcagaagcccgtgcaccgcaacaaagagtagcccccgctcactgcaactaaagaaagcctgtgtgcggcaacgatgacccaacacagccaaaaaattaaaaaaaaaaagagtatatagtgGACAGAGGAGGATCAGGAATGGAATCTGGCAGCTAAGGTAGAAAACACTCAACTTCTTGTTTTTCCCTAAAAATGAGCTAGCTTATATGTTCTGTATTTGTCaataatattttcccttttcttcttgcatAGTTTGCTCCTTAACTAGGGGGAAGCCAGGTTCCAGGTGTTTTGAGAAGTGGAGCTTTAGAATTTCTATAGCAGCTTTGTGCTAGATTGCATCCATACATTTAATTTTGTgctagttttttttaaatcattgttttggaggaaaaaatattaaggaaCCTGGAATCAGATGCTCAGCTTTCAGATGCTTTTGGTATAGCAAGCTTTGCTACAAGAAAGTAAAGCTTTAGGCTAGGGGCTCTCTAAACAAGGGTGAACTAATGACAAAGTTATAAACTAGTCAAAGTTGTCTTTCACGACTCCTGCCTTCACCCTTTGtgtactcttttttcccctcgtTGGGACTCCTTCCCTCCTTGCCCCACACCCAACTGTCCAGTATCCTCATAGCCTCTCCTTACAGACATTTTAgagattttctgtctggaaggaCACAGGAGAAGCTGATAACAAAGGAGGAGGGCTGAGGAATTGGGGTGAGGAGACTTACATTTTTACTGTGCATCATTTTGTGctgtttgaattttaaatatctgCATGTACCAcctattggaaaaaaatttttaaacttttttcagtAAAGAATTTGCTATCTAGGCAGTCCATGGCATATAATATTTTGGGAAAAGATGGTCTAGGTTGAAGTGATGTAGATCTAACCTTATTTGCTTATAAAAGTTTTCGAAATAAGTGTTTATGTTCTAAACTGAAAGCCTGatgccaattttttaaaaaaattaaaatgattacaAATATCATTTTTAATCAAATGCTAAATGCTATGCTTTAGACTAACCTTTACAAATATGGTAAAAATACATCCTGAAATTTTAAAGCTAGTTCCAATGAAAAATATTCTAACCCAATGTAAGACTAGCATGTCTTGACTTTTGGTTCATAAAATATGGTCAGCAtagatatatttttctaatataaaaattaagtagAGCAGCACAGTGACAATATCATAAACTTGTATTACATAGTATACAGACATCTAGTTTACTgtagaaatttcttttttaattgaagtatagttgaattacaatgttgtcttagtttcaggtatacagcaaagtgattcagtttatatatatatatattttcagattcctttctatTATAAGATATTAtgagatgttgaatatagttccctgtgctacacagtaggacctttgatgtttatctattttatataaagtagtgtgtatttgttaatcccaagctcctaatttatgtctccccctccttcccctttggtaaccgtatgtctgttttctatgtctagggtctgtttctgtaaataagttcatttgtactctttttcttagattccacatatgagtgatatcatatgatatttgtctttctgtatctgacttacttcattcagtatgacaatctgtaggtctatccatgttgctgcaaatggcattattttgttcttttttatggctgagtcattaTCACACCTTCTTTACCCATTGATCTCtttgtggacacttaggttgcttccatgtcctggctattgtacatagtactgctatgaacattggggagcatgtatCTTTAGTCTACTATAGAAAGTTCTTATTTCTTCACTATCCTTGCCTCATTTTGAATGCCACAGCCAGACGAGTTTGGCTCTCTGCCCTGTTCCAGTACTTTGAAAAGTTCAGTGTGACAGGCCTAAACTCAAGCTGCAAAAACCAGTGCTGTTTGGGTCTTTGCACAGATTCTTTCCTATTCACTTTCTTGACTGTCTACTCTCTGCTCTCATCTCCCTGTCATGCTGAACCTAGTTCCACAACCTCTTCTAGAAGCCCTTCATTTTGGTTACCTTTAAGTACTTCTCTTCTTCTATGGTTTATAGGCCCCAGCTCCCTGCTCTGGTATTGGCTCTGAATGCTCCTTTGATTGCAGTAACACCAGCAGTTTCAGGTAAAAGAAACCTCCTCCACTAGCCCTGCCCCCATGGAACCTTTACCAACAAAGCTTTTCCCTTTCTGTACCTTGTCAGGGTGGGCAATTTGGATGTTTGGAGCTTTACAGTTTCCCTTCATTTAAAATTTCCTGGGACAAACAGGGATAGATTTTAGGGGTCATGTTGGTAACCCTTGTCATCTGTGAGAGCATTCATCTGGCAATGCCATCTTGTTCAACCCAGTTTCCTTGAGTCACCCCGCACTTATGCAAGACATATTTACTTATGCTactactttttcttcctcttctgctcCTCCTCTTtgcccttctccttcttcttttttttaaaattttatttatttatttattcatttatggttgtgttgggccctcgtttctgtgcgagggctctccccagttgcagcaagcgggggccactcttcatcgcggtgcacgggcctctcactatcgcggcctctcccgttgcggagcacaggctccagacgcgcaggctcagcagttgtggtgcacgggcccagttgctccgcggcatgtgggatcttcctagaccagggctcgaacccatgtcccctgcattggcaggcagactctcaaccactgtgccaccagggaagccctccttctttttatatttacttttgcaATGAAATCTCTCATCCTTTGATCCATTTCCTTCCTGTTCCCTAACAAAGTTAAAATGCCTTAAAGCACTGGCCTCCTAGCACTGAATCAATCTACTCATCTCAGTCCTAATACCAGCGGGCTGacttaaaattgaaattgaaactatcATCAGatcattgtttttttcattttctctgtcatTGACATGAATATAAAGTGTAAGTATAAACTTAGGACACCGCCTTTTGTGGAATATTCTAGAATTTATACACCAAATTAGCATTCTTCAAAGTGATCACTGAGATAGAGTTGTTACAAGTATCCCTGTGATGTAATCATTGTTACAAATGTTTGGGGGCTGCTCTTTTGGAATTAAGGGGTGACAGAAGGTAGTGGAAAGAACATGAGGTTCTGAGATGATATAgcctttgctttgttttgttttgttttttctttgccaCATATTGTGtgtttctatttatatgaaatgtccagaataagcatatccatagagagagaaaatagattagtggttgtcagagcCTACATAAAAGCAGGAATGGAGAGTGATTGCTAATGTGTGCAGGGCTTTTTTGAGGGGGGGGATGGTGAAGACAATTTTCTGGAATTGGATAGTGATGATTGCACAAATTTGCAACTATATTAAAAACCACttcattatacactttaaaagaataaagtttatggtatataaaatatactttaagctgctattaaaaatgtatgtaaaCTTACATCTAATTTCCACATAAATAAGATATAGCCTTTTCTTTGAATTGCTAATCTGCCTCACATTAGCTGTACAATATGTGTGTCTCTGAGCTTCCAGTTCCCCATGTATACAGTGGGGTTGAGACTATTTATCTTGCTGAGTTTTGTAGTGAGTCATTCATGCCTATGAAAATGCtggacacatagtaagtgcttgatATTTTCACACTTCTGTACTTACTGCCAGTTTATCATCTGTGCAAGAAAGTTGTTGCCCCTGTACACTCTCCCTTAGTTGATGGCTCtatttccccctctctctttGTGTTCTGGTCAAACTCAACTATattcttccttaaaaaattagGAGTATGAGGGAAGTTTTCTGACTTGATATATATTGAAACTTatagcaaataaaataattaattgaaaATCTATAGATGTCATcccattaacaaaaaaaaatctatcatcaCTATGATTTAATATAGGGAGGTTGTGACCAATATTATGAGACCAACATAAAAAAATGCATAGGAAATGTATGAATTTGAAAAAGAGATATATAACTTCCATTACCTACAGAGAACATAATCATTAACAGATAAACCTAATGGAATAaacagtcatatttttaaaactattatgaGTTCAGAAAGCTTTCTATGCTTATGATCAACAAgaacacaaaaaattaaaaacttatggcACCCTTGCTATACTTAActagaaaattaggaaaaaataagatatttctCAATATCTCAATAATAAAATCTAAAAGTTTCTAGGACATACCctaacacagaaacacaaagttttacagagaatattttaaaactttttaaaaatataaaggaggTTTTGACTAAATGAAGATATACCATGTCTATATTTGGTGTCGCCTCCTCCGAAATTTACCTGTATTAGAGGCTTTGGTTTTTTGGAAAAATGCCATTAATGCAGGGGGCATAAAGCGCCTTGCCAAATGTACCAGGCTTTTGTCCCTTGACCTGAGCCAAAGCAATAATCTTGTTCACCTCAATGACAGTGAGTTTGATGCTATGCCCAGCCTCCAAAGGTTGAATCTAAACACGTGTCAACTTTCCTTTCTCAGCAACAGGACCTGGGGTGCCCTCCAGAACTTGAGAGCCCTAGACCTGAGCCACAATAAGTTTAAAAGATTTCCAGATTTTGCATTTTCACCCTTGAGGTACCtacaatctctctttctctctagacATCCCATCACAGAACTCAATAATATGGCCTTCTATGGGCTGTATTCATTGAAGGAGCTCAACTTGGCCGGGTGCTGGATAGTAGAAATTGACAAATACTCCTTTGCTCAACTTCCAAATTTAGAGAGTTTAGACCTTGGATACAACAATATTCGGACACTGAAATGCAGAACATTTCAGTTTCTGAAGAAGCTCCAAGTTCTCATTCTCTCCCAGAACCGCCTGAAAGACATAGAGGAGAATGCATTTTCTGACCTCAATTACCTCTATAAACTTGACTTGGCATACAATATCTTGTCAAGTTTTCAAGCAGGCCTTTTCTTGGGCCTGGAAAATCTAGAAGTTTTGAATCTCAGTTTTAATAAAATTAGTTATGAAACCACTAGGACCTTGCCATTTCCTCCATTTATGAACCTCAAGTCTGTGAAACAACTCAACCTAGAAGGACAAATACATGGAATTCAGGTTGTTCCAACCAACTTCTTCCAAGGGCTGAATGGCCTGCAGGAGTTACTCCTAGGGAAAAATCCCATGGTATTCCTAGACGACCTTCAGTTTGACTCCCTGATTAATCTCACAAAGTTGGATATCTCAGGAACAAAATCTGGAGACCGAAGTCTCAgtttaaatatttccttattcCAAAAACTCAAAAGACTAAAAATGCTGCGCCTAGAAAACAACTTAGTGTCATTGACTCCTGGCATGTTCTCTGGCTTAGAAAGCCTTCAGGTCTTCTCTTTAAGATTCAACAACCTAAGAGTCATTAATCAAAGTCATCTGGAGAATCTGAAATCTCTGAAGTACTTTGATCTCTATGGGAACAAACTTCAGTGCAGCTGTGACAATGCGTGGTTCAAGAATTGGTCAATAAACACAGCAAATGTCCATATCCCCTACCTCCGGAGCTATACTTGTCAGCAGCCAAATATCCAGAGTTTGTTGATAGATTTTGATGATTCTATGTGTAATTTTGACCTAGGAAAAGTTTGCTTCTTCTGCTCCTTCAGTCTGGTCCTCACAACCATGGTCTCCTCTTGGTTCATTGCCAAGATGACTCCATCTCTATGGTATGGGCTCTACATATTTTGAGCCTGGTACCTGGCCAAGTGGCATAGGACAGAGAAGGAGTTCATCTATGATGCCTTTGTCTCTTTCACTGCCACTGATGAGCAGTGGGTATATGAAGAGCTTGTTCCAGCCCTAGAAGAAGGTGGCCAGCCCACTTTTAAGCTCTGTCTTCACCACCGGGACTTTGAACCAGACATAGACATCTTTGAGAACATCCAGAATGCCATCAACACCAGCCAGAAAACTTTGTGTGTGGTCAGTAACCACTACCTGCACAGTGAATGGTGCCAGCTTGAAGTACAGCTGGCCAGCATCAAGATGTTCTATGAGCACGAGGATGTCATCATCTTGATCTTCCTGGAAGAGATCCCAAACTATAAGTTATCCAGCTACCACCGACTCAGGAAACTTGTGAATAGGCAGACATTTATCACCTGGCCAGACAGTGCCCAAGAGAGGCCACTCTTCTGGGCTCGTATTAGAAATGCATTGGGCAACAAATCTGTGGAGAAAGACAACGCACAGCTAATTGTGGCCCAGTGACTAGAAGTCTTTGTGACCTCAAATCCAATGTTGCCCAAGGTGTGTATCGACTAAGAGTGTGACTGAACGTACCTGCTCTGTGGGGAGAAGGTTGCTCATGACCGTTATTTGGTTAATGTCCATCAGGCAACTGGAAGAGTGAAGGGAGCTGCCTGAGGAAGCTTCAGGAACAGTGTTAGGGGATGTAATCCCGCTATTAGGGGATTAGATATCTGGAAAGTAGGGCCCTCATATGTGCTTGAGAACATTGCTCAGCTAGTTTATCCAAATCAGTTCCTGTCAAGATAGATTGAACTATACTCCTTCTAAGAACCTATAACAACATAAACACCACACACAGGgtttaataaaagcaaaaaaaaaaaaaaaaagttaggattCTGGTGTATTCTCCTTTAGGGCATGAAATTCCAAAGGCCGCCTTCTGTTTAAGTCAGAGCCCAAGCGTTAGGAGAGTCCTAGTTTGGATCCATTGATTTACTCAATGGCAAGCAGCCTTGATGATCTAGCAGTGCAATGATGACTGCAGGAACTATCACCTAGCTGTGATAAAACAGACTTCATAGAGCAAGTTTCTGGCAGCCATTCTTAGGGTTGTAGCCCCAATGGCTTCATACTTCAAGCACCAGACACAGACCAGTGTCCTGTAGCAGGCAATATCTGTAGGGAGCAACACCCAGCATAGGGGCCATGGCTCTGGTAGTAGGCAAAAGTGCTACAGATTCCTGTAGGAAGGAATTTCTTACAGGAAAAGTGCTATAAATTCCTGGAGCAAGAGGGGCCATAGGGATCTAGAGGAGATCAGCCTATAGTGGGATTAGTAGGGTACCAACACTGCCCTTTTCTGACTGTCTCTCCATGAGGACTTGGTCTTTGCCCTTTATCCCTAAGACTCTGGGAAGAGTTTGTTGAGGAAGAAAGACCCTGATGGGCAGAATCTTTAGCAGCTCAGGTAGTCAAACGTCTACCTCAGTGGGCCCTTGCCAGGTCTCTCTGTACTACAAATGACTCCCCTGTGTGAAGAGAGGTCGGCATGTTTGGGACAGGACTTTTGTTAAACTGTTAGGGAAAAATCCAAGGGCATTTGTGTGGGAAATTGTGAGTCATCAGCTGGATGTTTGTGGGTTAAATATTACATTGTTGCAGGAAAGGTTTACAACTGCCTCATGGGACATGCAAGAAATATGACattacttaattttctttaaatcaaatgATATCTGATTTTGAGGCCCTGTTCTGCTAGATTGTTAAAAAATTCTATCTTAGTCATTATGGGatccccaccctcacccactAACCCCTCATGTTCTTGcataaagcaaaaaaagaaaaagttggtgGAGGACTTTTGTAGAAAAGAAGTGCTCAGGAGTGAAAAACAGCTCTTTTTTTTGCATCCTGAAAAAAATGGGGGGCAATTTCTCCAGGAGTCTTTGGTCCACATTACCACTTGTATGCCCATCGTCCAA encodes:
- the LOC137756341 gene encoding LOW QUALITY PROTEIN: toll-like receptor 13 (The sequence of the model RefSeq protein was modified relative to this genomic sequence to represent the inferred CDS: substituted 1 base at 1 genomic stop codon) encodes the protein MKIYHVYIWCRLLRNLPVLEALVFWKNAINAGGIKRLAKCTRLLSLDLSQSNNLVHLNDSEFDAMPSLQRLNLNTCQLSFLSNRTWGALQNLRALDLSHNKFKRFPDFAFSPLRYLQSLFLSRHPITELNNMAFYGLYSLKELNLAGCWIVEIDKYSFAQLPNLESLDLGYNNIRTLKCRTFQFLKKLQVLILSQNRLKDIEENAFSDLNYLYKLDLAYNILSSFQAGLFLGLENLEVLNLSFNKISYETTRTLPFPPFMNLKSVKQLNLEGQIHGIQVVPTNFFQGLNGLQELLLGKNPMVFLDDLQFDSLINLTKLDISGTKSGDRSLSLNISLFQKLKRLKMLRLENNLVSLTPGMFSGLESLQVFSLRFNNLRVINQSHLENLKSLKYFDLYGNKLQCSCDNAWFKNWSINTANVHIPYLRSYTCQQPNIQSLLIDFDDSMCNFDLGKVCFFCSFSLVLTTMVSSWFIAKMTPSLWYGLYIFXAWYLAKWHRTEKEFIYDAFVSFTATDEQWVYEELVPALEEGGQPTFKLCLHHRDFEPDIDIFENIQNAINTSQKTLCVVSNHYLHSEWCQLEVQLASIKMFYEHEDVIILIFLEEIPNYKLSSYHRLRKLVNRQTFITWPDSAQERPLFWARIRNALGNKSVEKDNAQLIVAQ